The Chitinophagaceae bacterium genome window below encodes:
- a CDS encoding DUF2132 domain-containing protein → MNQSNDPLHGKTLEFIVTELVAHFGWEELGERIRINCFISNPSIKSSLTFLRKTPWARKKVEDLYVSIL, encoded by the coding sequence ATGAATCAATCAAACGACCCGCTGCATGGCAAAACATTAGAGTTTATTGTAACTGAACTCGTGGCACATTTCGGCTGGGAGGAGCTGGGCGAACGCATCCGCATCAATTGTTTTATCAGTAACCCCAGCATTAAATCGAGCTTAACCTTTCTGCGTAAAACTCCCTGGGCAAGGAAGAAGGTGGAAGATTTGTATGTATCGATCCTGTAA
- a CDS encoding TSUP family transporter produces MLDWWIYVIICFGALFAGFIDAVVGGGGLIQVPMLLILFPELTHVQVIATNRFASVAGTAVAAFQYIRMVGVDLSVAVVTGITAAIASFSGTFVMELIRPEVFKPLLLVVIIVLAVYTFIKKDFGAVHEVKYKGKTFLFVCGAIGAVIGFYNGFIGPGTGSLLVFAFVSVAGMNFLHASSTSKIINAIADAASLIGFLLNGAVLFKLALPMMVCNMLGGYIGSKAAILKGNVFIRYVFLLVISLLIIRLGRDVIMEWR; encoded by the coding sequence ATGCTTGACTGGTGGATTTATGTAATCATTTGCTTTGGTGCTTTGTTCGCAGGGTTTATTGATGCTGTTGTTGGCGGTGGCGGCTTAATACAGGTACCCATGCTGCTCATCCTGTTTCCCGAACTTACACATGTGCAGGTAATTGCCACCAATCGGTTTGCATCGGTTGCAGGTACAGCTGTTGCTGCATTTCAGTATATCCGCATGGTAGGGGTTGATCTTTCTGTTGCAGTTGTTACAGGTATAACTGCTGCCATTGCATCTTTCAGTGGAACCTTTGTCATGGAGCTGATTCGCCCGGAGGTATTTAAACCATTGCTGCTTGTAGTAATTATTGTGCTGGCTGTTTACACATTTATCAAAAAAGATTTTGGCGCTGTGCATGAAGTGAAATACAAAGGGAAAACCTTTCTTTTTGTTTGCGGAGCTATTGGAGCGGTGATTGGTTTTTACAATGGTTTTATCGGGCCCGGCACAGGCAGTTTACTTGTATTTGCATTTGTAAGCGTAGCCGGAATGAATTTCCTGCATGCATCTTCCACTTCAAAAATTATTAATGCTATTGCTGATGCAGCTTCATTGATTGGTTTTTTACTCAATGGAGCTGTATTGTTTAAACTTGCTTTGCCTATGATGGTTTGTAATATGCTCGGCGGTTATATTGGCAGCAAAGCTGCAATCTTAAAAGGCAATGTGTTTATCCGCTATGTATTTCTGCTGGTTATTAGTTTACTCATTATCCGTTTGGGCAGGGATGTAATTATGGAATGGAGGTAA
- a CDS encoding sulfite exporter TauE/SafE family protein, with product MLLAAFIIGLSKAGLKGMDMLNVTIMAIVFGGKASTGIVLPLLCVADIGAVFFYNRHAQWKHFWKLIPWMAIGILIGVFVGKDLNEEVFRKVMALIILITVVIILYMEFRKTISIPTNPLFVSGTGLVAGFTTMLGNLAGAFSNIYFLAMRLPKNDFIGTAAWVFLVINLFKLPFQVFYWKNITASSLQTDIVLLPALGIGFWMGLKIVHRIKDENYRKVVIVLTLIGAVFIFLKQ from the coding sequence ATCCTGCTGGCTGCATTTATTATTGGCCTTTCCAAAGCGGGGTTAAAAGGCATGGACATGCTCAATGTAACCATTATGGCTATTGTATTTGGAGGCAAGGCATCCACCGGAATTGTATTGCCCTTGTTATGTGTGGCAGATATTGGTGCTGTATTTTTTTACAACCGTCATGCACAGTGGAAGCATTTCTGGAAACTGATACCATGGATGGCCATTGGAATTTTAATTGGCGTATTTGTGGGAAAAGATTTGAATGAAGAAGTGTTCAGAAAAGTGATGGCCCTGATCATTCTTATTACTGTAGTAATTATTCTTTACATGGAATTTCGCAAAACAATCAGCATACCAACGAATCCTTTATTTGTATCCGGTACCGGTTTGGTGGCGGGCTTCACCACCATGCTGGGCAACCTTGCCGGAGCATTCTCGAATATTTATTTTCTGGCCATGCGTTTACCTAAGAATGATTTTATTGGTACAGCTGCATGGGTGTTTTTGGTCATCAACCTCTTTAAACTTCCTTTCCAGGTTTTTTACTGGAAGAATATTACTGCATCCAGTTTACAAACGGATATTGTGTTATTGCCTGCTTTGGGAATTGGTTTCTGGATGGGATTGAAAATTGTTCATAGAATTAAAGATGAGAATTACAGGAAAGTGGTGATAGTGTTAACACTGATAGGTGCTGTGTTTATTTTTTTGAAACAATAA
- a CDS encoding biotin/lipoyl-binding protein: MPNSLPVYKVKVNEFEFAFTREQIDAVDLVKKSSTEFNLIKDHRSVNAKLIEADNDAKKMTIEVDGENFDIEIKDELDQVLDKMGFGAVANKQIKEIKAPMPGLVLEIAVTEGQEVKEGDKLLILVAMKMENSILIHTSATIKRIAVTAGQAVDKGQLLVELD, from the coding sequence ATGCCGAACAGTCTGCCAGTGTACAAAGTAAAAGTGAACGAATTTGAATTTGCTTTCACCAGAGAACAGATTGATGCTGTTGACCTCGTAAAAAAATCTTCCACAGAATTTAATCTCATTAAAGATCACCGCTCAGTAAATGCAAAACTGATAGAAGCTGACAATGATGCCAAGAAAATGACTATTGAAGTGGATGGTGAAAATTTCGATATTGAAATTAAAGATGAGCTGGACCAGGTGCTTGACAAGATGGGCTTTGGTGCTGTTGCCAATAAACAGATTAAAGAAATTAAAGCACCAATGCCGGGGCTGGTTCTGGAAATTGCTGTTACAGAAGGACAGGAAGTAAAAGAAGGTGATAAGCTATTGATTCTTGTTGCTATGAAAATGGAGAACAGTATTCTCATTCATACCAGTGCAACAATTAAACGTATTGCCGTTACTGCAGGACAGGCCGTTGATAAAGGACAGTTACTGGTTGAACTTGATTAA